DNA from Plasmodium falciparum 3D7 genome assembly, chromosome: 8:
atgtgtgtgtgtgtatgtgtatatatgtgcatgattgtttgtatatataactatatttatatattaaaaaaatatatatgtatatatgtatatatatttacatatttacatattatttatattattattctgtgaatatatttacatcgtttaatggtatatatattttattatattattattatgtgaatatatttacatcgtttaatggtatatatattttattatatttttattatgttttttttcgtgattttatttaattttaattcgacttcttttaattctttttccaaatttttttccataaatGTTTCATTGTAGACTGAATTTTTCAAACATTGTATTTGATTTTTAATAGCTTGATATATTAATTGTAATAATTCTTGatctgttttttttattaaattattataacatgGACATGAGTCTTTATCTCTTAGGTCGTATGCTATACCCATGGCATCTCTAAAAATACCTGGGAAAGCCGATATTTGATAAACCTTCCTAAATCCTTGACTATCTATATCTTCTTTATCTTCATATTCTTCTAATGGGACCAATTTTAATTTTcgattatataattcatctTTATAATCATAATCTGGTGGTGGCCAATCGGGAAGAACATACCACCAGCGTATTAATAATTGAGCTactaatttttctttattcgaTCTATTTCTTGGATCAAAGGTACCTATACAAATAGAATCATTTTCGTTATCATTAAAATGGTTATTTcctttattatctttatgtttatttgttttatttttattttttattttcgtttttgtttttttttgtttttttttttgtttttttgtttttttttttgttttggttattgtttttttttttctttttgataTGTCATTTGAATTTTTGCTTGTTTTTCTACAGCTAATTTTGGATAAACTAGTTTttgcatttatatttttgaatttGTTATCTTTTTTGTTCTCACTACTTTTAAGTGTTGTTTtcttattaattaatttcgTTTTATTAGTTTGATACCTATTATTGTTATTCATACAAGTATTACTATAATGACTAGTATTGCctaatttatttgtttgaatatttattttattttttaaattacttCTTATGAGTATTGGTTCATCTGAATCATAGCTAGAGTAGTctgaagaattattattatcatcatctttaaaattatttttcttttcataataattttggttattaaaattattaatattataattcttatcattttttattaaatttaatagaCATACATCATCATCGCTGCTTGTATCTGATGAAGACGTTTCTTTTTGATTATCTTGATTAGCATATTTTGTATGAAGTTTAGAAGATTCTTGTttggataaaaatataccatGCTTCTCTTGATTcgaattattatcattatttatttggttGCCTTGATGCGGCTGGTGTTCCTTCTCCTTCTCCTTCTCCTTCTCCTCCTCTtcctcattattattattaaaaggattgtcatttttttcatattttgtgTTGATAGTATGATTAATTCCATATGTTTTTAATAAAGGAACATCATCATCACTATCATCAATATTTGTAACTTGATTAATATAaagttcattattattattattattattattattatcatctatATTGTGgttgttatttattatgttgaCCTTTGTCATCTGCTCacttaaatattttcttataatattatcttcttttgtattcttatttatatacacattGCTATGATATACATTGGTGACCTGATGAAAcgaattttcttcttttttctcatcctcattattaatattgaagttttcattttcttgttcatattccttatttttatagtATGAATCGTTCATGTTATCTTGGTCttccatttaaaaaaaaaaaaaaaaattctacatgtaatttattatttgttatatcttactttttatttataatttttgacAAAAACAAACTGGGATAAGATtgggataaaaataaaaagtgtgcacacaaaaatatatatatatatatatatatatataatattttaataatatatattatttatatcctcTTATAGTTCCAATTAATATCTCTTTATTGTCTATTTCtcgaaattattatttaataatctTTTCACaacatattaaaagaaaaaaggggaaaaaagaaaaaaaaattataatatgtatatgctttataatattatagatacgtttataataatttccttctctttttcttattattttgttatctgtaaagaatataatatatattaacaaaattaacaagaaatattatttgttgtttatataaaaatgaagaaatttacttttttcatttcttcttAAGATAAATAAGTAAAAAGGTAAAAAATGAAAGGCAAATCTAAGTGACAATATAAACATGGGACTAAAGAATTAAACATACAAAATGTATGGaccaataaatatataaataaatatatatatataataataataataaatggaAACGGcgaaattttataatttatatacaattaaaaaaaaataaaaaaataaaaaaaataaaaaaaataaaaaaaataaaaaaacaatatacaaaaataaacttatataaaaatatctaGAAAGCTAAGAATTGAAAAGAAAAACTataaggtaaaaaaaaaaaaaaaaaaaaataaaataaaataaaaataaaaataaaaataaaaatatatatattatatacatatatgcacacaaaaaaatatatatttttaaaaattcctaattttttttattttatttgaagTTAAGGGAATCtagttaaaataaaaaaaaaaaaacgaaaaaataaaattaattgaaaaaaaatatatatatatatatttaatatgtatgtattgaACATTCGGTAGTTCATGCTAAAGCAAGggagaaataaatatatttcatattttaaaaaaagagaaatttggtaattatgaaaaattcttaagataaataaaaataaaaaaataaaaaaataaaaatataaaaagtctCTCAAAGAGGGGAAGATgagtatttttaaaaattaggcgtaataataaatacaaacttaattatatattaaaaagatataatatatatatatatatatatatatgttgtattacttataaatatatgtacaaaaaaaagatatcAACTTAATGATTTTCCAAACCAATATTAAGCCTAAAGAAAGTAGATTGtagtatttaatttttttattaatatatggatctattattttattcacatatatatatatatatatatatatatatatatatgtgtatatatattttattttttccttttgatTAAATCATTCatgtgtattatttttttttgtgaagtTGTTTGCTGTTGTGATGTGTTAGTACTCGTTATAAATCCCTTCGAATGTAAGGGTGGTAGGTCAAGGAAATtttctataattttaattttacatatttgtGTTATGAATAATTGAAAAAATGtatttgtaataaaatatataaaaagtccAGATGGCATGGATTTAAAGAAAAGTACAGAGGATAAATAGAATAAGCGCATAGCAagttttgtaatttttttcatatttttttgaaactCTGTTTCTTCTTGGTTATTTAAATTtgattgtttattattttcattgatttttttatctattaataatgttaatTCATTATTTGATAATAACAAGAGTGATGATAAGATAGGAAGAATGTAATATGGGTCTGGTAAGGATAGACTATCTAACCACAATGGGGATTCAAAAGTAAAGTCTTTAAAAATATCAGGATAAGATGCTATTCTTTTCATAGAAaaatagaatataaaaaataaaggtgTTTGAAAGAAAGCCATTAAAATAATAGATTTCGGTATTAATGATATACCATGtgtatttcttatatttaaaattttttttttaaattctacagcttttttaatatttccatCTTGTGcattatcttttaatttctttgttaattcttttaataaaggacttaatattttttgtttcctTCTATCTCTTTCTGAAGATATGGTTAAAGGCAAAATTATGATTCTCATAAATAATGTTGTCATTATAATTGAACTCATCCATGTAcaatcaaaaaataattttgtggaatttaataaatcatatattaatttcaCATACCAAGtgttttcatatatatctacatcactttttatattaagtTTACATTTTTCAATAATGAAATCtgtatatggatatatatctTCTGTTAGATTTACGTTagtttcttcttcatttaaaGGGTATGTGCTTCCTTCATTACTCTTGTTATTATAAgcataatcattattattattataaatattaccatcattataattattatcatcattataaacattatcatcattataaatattatcatcattattattattattattattattattattcatttccTTATTGGTTAAGGCTTTCCCATGTTCATCTTCTCTTTTGAGATGATCAATGTTCTTAGATACCCCCTTATCAGGATCTTCCTCACAGTGGGAAGTATCAAACTTGtcatttatgtttttatcattatgttgtttgttaaaataattatttatattgtttatggGCATAGTGAAAAAAAATCTCGAGAATAGAGCAAGCCCACCAAATTTATCatgtacattattattacaaaatgaTTGTTTATTTCTTACATTATTTGTActacatataaatgtattataatatatattatatatattatatatattatttatgttatgtttgttatatatattatttatgttatgtttgttatatatattattgttttgttttatacttattttatttttcttattctttATGTAccccatttttatatacatttgtatGAATTTATTAACAAGTATACTTTTGtcatattgatatatatgataatatgtattatttatattacttttgttattttctatttgatttattttatttgggTTGGTACTCAACCCCTTTGTCCATTCTCCTTTATTTGTTCTGAAAgaaatatgatgaaaaattatattaaaattacatTTGAGGGAATTATTTTGTTGAAACATGTTTTTGTgatcatatgaaaaaattaccTACAAggaaattaattaatattttgtacaaataaaaataaataaatataaataaataaatataaatatatatatatatatatatatatatatatatatatatatttttcccttGAATGTTAAATTGTAAAGAGCTAAACTAGTTTCAttattcattaaaaaaaaatgtgtatataagTATGAATAccttttgatatatatatttatatatatatatatatatatatatttttatttatttatttatttttcggGGTTAACATAAGGAATGAAATTGTTTTgaagagaaaaatattatattatttttaataaattttacgGTCCAGGTTTAAATAACTTTTAAATGtatacaaattaaaaaagaaatatatacaaatatacatatatattatacataataaaaagattTACTTAGGGGAGGTACGGAGgccataaatatattattcatataaattaacAACTGGATATAACGAATTGATGAattttgaaataaaaaagtataaagACATAACAaagtatacaaaaaaaaaaaaaaataatatataaatataaataaatatatatatatttatttatttatttcatattggGTAcccaatttattataaatgataatttaaaaaaaaaaagttgtcATTAAAAAATAGGTTAATCATAAAATGTCGGAATTTGTTTCTTAttgtttaaaaattaaataatgaatatatgtataaaataaaaaaataaaaatatatatatatatatatatatatatatatatttatatataatagattttatttttgtgtataattcatattattatacacaagcatgtaaatatatatatatatatatatttttttttttatcctttgTGTTAGAAATAAAAGGCGTCatttatatacaatttaCTAAGTTCATAAGATATATTAGAAGGTGGGAATATACCTATATCGGTATAGAAAAGTGTAATAAAATCTGGAGATacaaattcatatatattattaaaattatttgttaCTGTTTGTGTACAAAATGTGTAAAAATCTTTtgaacatttatttttatcaatttttaaaaacttaTATGCTTGACATGTTACATAAAAtggttttttatataataaacataattcAGATATTAATTTGATaccctttttatttattattcctCCATTATCTGTAACTATTTCTGATCCTATCAAAACGAaatctattttatttattatatcttttactTGTGTTAAATCTAtctttgttatatttatattttccttatttaattcttctaAAAAATTCTCATcaaatttcttttctttttcttcataatttaaatttaccTGACTTGTGCAGGTAAAATAAATGGACACTtgtttattttgatttttaaCAACATCCATGATTAGAGATTTAACACAATCTGAGTTACTGTGTGTTAGTATAGTAGTATGTTTATTAAGGAACATAATATTGCTACTACTTCCGATAGTTTCAAGACTTTTTTGTAGGCTTGCTGAGAATTCATCCGCGTTATTTTCGATAACATTTTTAAGTACATGGAAGTTCTTTAACGaacaaattttaaaataaacataaacataaaaataaaaaaaaaaacaaaaataaaaaaaaaaaaaaaacatattatatgtgatatgatatatgtaatgtgtaatatgtaatattttatatgtaatatgttatgtataatatgtaatatgttATGTGtaatatgtaatatgtaatattttatatgtaatatgttatatgttatgtattatatataatgtgtaatatgcatcatatatattattaaaatgtaggacaaaatatataaaattttttttttttttttttaatatttacattttcgttgtgtgtgtatttttttacaacaaaatgatgatatatatcACACGAGGAAATTATTGGATATATAGTCATTCTTTTGGAATGTGGGACAGATATAATATCTTGTTGtgtttgattattattaataaaattatttaatttacattttgcttcattcatattaataaataattcaaaGTTCGTTTCCGATATGCTATTTTTTAAGACACTGAAATTTAGGTATTAAACAGAAAACAACACATgtgtacataaaaatatgtgatcaattaaaaaaaaattatatatatatatatatatatttacacaattgttttatttatttatttatttatttattttttatactcGGATATTGATTTTATGGCTGCTATATgcatttcttctttttcctGAAAATAATATCTTCTGAAATTACGTACCACTATAAGcaggaaataaaatatatgtatatatatatatatatatatatatatatatgtatatttatttatattgccCTGTGAATCATATATactaataatgtatatatcattttattgcaaaaaaatttaaataaagttaacatataaatatatatatatatatatatatatatatatataatattgtcaTACCATCGTGCTCTTCTTGTAAATCCTTCTGTTTCGTGTTATCGTAACATTCcattttaaagaaaatattttatcattattttttgtactccttaaatatatgtaaaggaagaaaaaaaaaaaaaaaaaaaaaaaaaaaataatattattatcgttAAATGTTGtatgatattattttatttattttgttttttcttttatgtattaaataaaagaagcattatgatgatgatacacatcataatatttgaatatatatacacaaaaaaaaaaaaaaaaaaaaaaaaaaaaaaaaatattgaaagagatattataataggcaccttaataaaaaaaaaaaaaaaaattttaagtttaaaagaatattttaatacccaacctaataaaatatagattatattatctattatatttttaatagagcacgtaaataaaaataataaatgaatatacatacatatatatattatatatatatttataagaaattataagagaaaaaaaatgaaagaattaaagtacatttatataattttaaggtttatataaaaaaaaaaaaaaaattcaattaGAATTAGAATAATTGTTATATAGCCCAATTttggaatatattatatatatatatatatatatatatatatatgtatatattgtgTATGTGTGAAGATATaagatatacaaaaaataaattataattatatatatatatgttgctAATATATGAATAGGTGTAATTcattgtattttttaaaaggctataaattttgatatattcataaaataaatttatgtgtattaaatttttattattggacactatatattttttttttctcttttcttTAAAGGGATAAATAAAAGTtgattaacaaaaaaaaaaaaagaaaaaaaagaattgtctaaattataatgttatcattttttctttatttttataatgaatatGTCTTGATAAGAAAGGGTCTTGGTCTTGGTCttggttttttattttttttttttaaatcataatATGGTTAAGGGTTTATTGGctaattatgaatataaatatatattttatacatacatatatttatttatttatttatttatttatatgttaattaTAGTTGttgtttaaaatatttaatttaaaaaaaaattaaattacaaatgtaaccaaaaaaaaaaaaaattaaaaatatatcatatatatcaaatatatcaaatatatgagatgaattaaaaataataatcaaataaaaaaaaaaaaaaaaaggaaagaagtaaaataatacaaaatgtacaaaatgtacaaaatgtacaaaatatacaaaatgtacaaaatgtacaaaatgtacaaaatatacaaaatgtgTGTAAAGTAAAAAATTTTGAATCTATCATTAGATGATTTATGTGTAGGATCCTTTATTTCATAAGGTTATaatagaatatattatatgttcatcTATTCATACGTTTATATGCTCagattcttttatataatttattgatttattattatttcctttttttttttttttgtgtgtgtgtgtagGCTCCTATTATTCCAAGGTTATGTCATCAATTTGCATGTCTGCAGAAAATTTGGTTATTTCAGATGAATCCGATTTTTGAGATGATATATAATCGGTGGATGggtatgaataatatttttgagTATGTGAGTTTGAAtgttgtaaattttttttttgggaaTGGTTTGGTAGGATatataagaagaaaataGGAATTATGTTTGTAAGACAACATATAATGATCATATAAGGTAGATTAGTAAAATTTGTTGATGTGATATTTAATGAATATGTTAAAAGAGATGAAAGGAATGAACTAATTATCGATGCGAAATTAttagatgataataataaagaatatattgtAGATTCAAAACCTTCAGGTATGAGTCTTGAACATAATACTAAAATAGGCATGGTTTGAAATTCTGCAATGAATTCGATAAGTACAGTATCTGTAATAAAGAATAAAGTATTTggtatgaataaaaaatagtTTACTTTCTTGATGACTACTAAGGGTAATAAACAAAAAggggtaataataattgtagagtataataataatttcctTATATCTATTTTAGTAAAGAAGAgcatatatgaaataatagaTATGAAGCTAGCTAATGATTGAAACATGGCCATTTTTCCTAATAAGTTTGGACTAAATTTTAATTCGTtggttatataaaaaaaaagagtatTTCCACATGATGGTGTGGACAtcattatgaatataaatataataaaatttttaagatATGATAATTTTATGATTGAATAAATACATTTGATTTGATCTTTTATAGATGATTTggtataatttcttttttcaattataaaaaatccTGATGTAAATACACATATAGGTAGAAAGGAACCAATCAAAAATATGTGTTTCTTACtaataagtaataataaatatcctGATAAATAAGACATGATAGCAAAACTTAATTTCctaaaagcaaaaaaaagagaaacatTCCTAGCAGAACTATTTATTGAACAATTTCTATTAGATTCTACCACCTGAGCTTCTCCAATCACATTACAAAGTGAGCttccaaaaaaatatataaataataataatatggttataaataaattattatgagTAATTAAGCCTAGACATATCAATGATAATATGCATAAAAAGGACCCTAATAATAAATAGTATTTTCTTCGATATCCGAAGATTGGATAATTGTCTGAGATCACAGCCCATACTAATTTAATAGACCAAGGAATTTTTATAAAGCACATAACGATGCTAAGAGAAGCTATAACATggataattaaaaaaaaaaaaaaagaaaatatatatatatatatataatatatatatataatatatttaatttaccTGGGTGTAAATGATAATTATCTttcaacaaatatataatcgaAAGATTACACAAAACTTCAACTCCTTGTAACATAGCTAAgaagaggaaaaaaaaataaaaaaattaaaaaaataaaaaaaataaaaaaataaaaaaataaaaaaattaaaaaaataaaaaaataaatttttttttttaaaaattaagagagggattattatacatatatattatattatattgttattttttgtaaCCTATTAAACTCGATGATATTTTATTGAATATCATATAAGGATTCTCATGGTTGTCATCATTTATATCCTTTTCTATCAATTGACATTTTTCGTTTATTGAAATATAGGAAGAgactataaatataaaaaggaaacataaaaagaaaatataatatttattaaaaggaaacataaaaagaaaatataatatttattaaaaggaaacataaaaagaaaatataatatttattaaaaggaaacataaaaagaaaatataatatttattaaaaggaaacataaaaagaaaatataatatttattaaaaggaaacataaaaagaaaatataatatttattaaaaggaaacataaaaagaaaatataatatttattaaaaggaaacataaaaagaaaatataatatttattaaaagtaaTGTGTCTACTTTGATTAATTtatgatttaatatatgttctctaataaaaatatgaaaaaaatgataactaagaaaaatatattcaaggggactacataaatataaacatatatatattatatatatattatatatatatatatatattttttttttttttttttttttttactcgTTTCTGTGCTACACGTTTCATAGTTCTCTTTCTTATCCTTAATGCTGAAGTCGTCATCTTCCATTGTATAGATAAAAagttatacaaaaataaaaattaacgtattaaaataaaaagaaaacaacaaaaaaaaaaatatatacatatatatattggaagtacatatttaatattcattgtgtaattatgaaaaatttcCACTTTTTGgctaataacaaaaatgtgcatataaaaatataatataatgtaatatattatttttttgtaacttTTTGATGTtctgtctttttttttaaatatcaaCAACAaagagtatatatatatatatatatatatatatgtacatactatacaataattatatcattttcattctttaaaatatataatatttataaagtggaaaaaataattataattctaaataaatgtacacacaaaaataaatgtatatatatataaataaatatatatatatataaatatatatatatataaatatataaatatataaatatatatatatttatttatttattttattttattttttttttttgctgtaaaaatattatatcattctGATGAATTATATGCTATAAggttaataaatatatgcatataataataagtaaaaaaaaaaaaaaaaagaatcacAAAAATGCATTAAAAATacaatttagaaaaaaataaaaaacaaaataacatatatatttataatatatatatatatattatttgttgaattattttatcttgttgaaattttatatttttattatgcatataaatatgtatatttttatgatatatataaaatataggtgtaaaaatataatatatataatatacatacatatatatatatatatatatatttatttatttatttatttttaattttttttttcatttaaaagataaaagaaATGTTAGTATATACAAATGTTTAATATTGTTCTTTTATGACGATTTGTTTTTTAGACATCTTCCTAATTAAATGAATTTACAGAGCCTgtctattttttaaaaaaatataaatataaatttaaatatatgtatatttatttatttatacatattgttaatatatatatttttatattttacccTATAtggtaaataaaaaaaaaaaaaaaattaaccaTTCTtgtattttatacatatatgagaaaaaatatatacatacatacatacatacacatatataaaaaagtttATAATGTGTGTacttcaatatttttttaaaaattttataatatacatataattaattatatattatattaatacgaTAATTAGAATGAGTGAAGAAAGTTTTGACGATACAAATAAAGCATTTGAAAATGAGAAAGATATAATTCTGGAAAAAATAGTAAAAGACGAaaacaatttaaataattgtaGTAATATGATTAATATGGATGATGtagaaaatatgaagaaagaattatatgtgctacataaaaaagatgaagaaaTCGAAAATAATGTGGATTGTTTTTCTggtgataaatataatgtagagaatgtaataaatttaaaaaaaaaaaaaaaaaaggatgagGATACAGATTCTTCATACTATAAAACAACATTAGATGAAGTATATGATACGAGCGATATATCGACAGATGAAATGTTGAGTAATTATAGTAGTagtgaagataataataatatagagatgaatataataaatgatttttatttaaaggaTGATAATACATATTGCCTTGAATGGAATAGcgatattataaatgt
Protein-coding regions in this window:
- a CDS encoding folate transporter 1, producing MEDDDFSIKDKKENYETCSTETISSYISINEKCQLIEKDINDDNHENPYMIFNKISSSLIAMLQGVEVLCNLSIIYLLKDNYHLHPASLSIVMCFIKIPWSIKLVWAVISDNYPIFGYRRKYYLLLGSFLCILSLICLGLITHNNLFITILLLFIYFFGSSLCNVIGEAQVVESNRNCSINSSARNVSLFFAFRKLSFAIMSYLSGYLLLLISKKHIFLIGSFLPICVFTSGFFIIEKRNYTKSSIKDQIKCIYSIIKLSYLKNFIIFIFIMMSTPSCGNTLFFYITNELKFSPNLLGKMAMFQSLASFISIISYMLFFTKIDIRKLLLYSTIIITPFCLLPLVVIKKVNYFLFIPNTLFFITDTVLIEFIAEFQTMPILVLCSRLIPEGFESTIYSLLLSSNNFASIISSFLSSLLTYSLNITSTNFTNLPYMIIICCLTNIIPIFFLYILPNHSQKKNLQHSNSHTQKYYSYPSTDYISSQKSDSSEITKFSADMQIDDITLE
- a CDS encoding mitochondrial inner membrane protein OXA1, putative, yielding MFQQNNSLKCNFNIIFHHISFRTNKGEWTKGLSTNPNKINQIENNKSNINNTYYHIYQYDKSILVNKFIQMYIKMGYIKNKKNKISIKQNNNIYNKHNINNIYNKHNINNIYNIYNIYYNTFICSTNNVRNKQSFCNNNVHDKFGGLALFSRFFFTMPINNINNYFNKQHNDKNINDKFDTSHCEEDPDKGVSKNIDHLKREDEHGKALTNKEMNNNNNNNNNNDDNIYNDDNVYNDDNNYNDGNIYNNNNDYAYNNKSNEGSTYPLNEEETNVNLTEDIYPYTDFIIEKCKLNIKSDVDIYENTWYVKLIYDLLNSTKLFFDCTWMSSIIMTTLFMRIIILPLTISSERDRRKQKILSPLLKELTKKLKDNAQDGNIKKAVEFKKKILNIRNTHGISLIPKSIILMAFFQTPLFFIFYFSMKRIASYPDIFKDFTFESPLWLDSLSLPDPYYILPILSSLLLLSNNELTLLIDKKINENNKQSNLNNQEETEFQKNMKKITKLAMRLFYLSSVLFFKSMPSGLFIYFITNTFFQLFITQICKIKIIENFLDLPPLHSKGFITSTNTSQQQTTSQKKIIHMNDLIKRKK
- a CDS encoding translation initiation factor eIF-2B subunit alpha, putative codes for the protein MECYDNTKQKDLQEEHDVVRNFRRYYFQEKEEMHIAAIKSISDVLKNSISETNFELFINMNEAKCKLNNFINNNQTQQDIISVPHSKRMTIYPIISSCDIYHHFVVKKYTHNENNFHVLKNVIENNADEFSASLQKSLETIGSSSNIMFLNKHTTILTHSNSDCVKSLIMDVVKNQNKQVSIYFTCTSQVNLNYEEKEKKFDENFLEELNKENINITKIDLTQVKDIINKIDFVLIGSEIVTDNGGIINKKGIKLISELCLLYKKPFYVTCQAYKFLKIDKNKCSKDFYTFCTQTVTNNFNNIYEFVSPDFITLFYTDIGIFPPSNISYELSKLYINDAFYF